The DNA region AATAAGTTTGCATGTCAACAAATggatatataatataaatataagtatgttacatatatataagtaaatacaattatttaattaattattatatataaataaattaatatatatatatatatatatatatttacattttttatttattttatttttttatctttttatatacaacatatcataaatattatatatttattttcatttttatatattcgAATTATATAGCATCCACTAACAATAATGTgcttttttttgtttcaACTTTATGCTTCTTTTAGTACTcttcataaaaatatacttgaaactttattttaacatagagttaaatattttatgattcatacaaaattattttaaaaggcttttttggttttttttttgtgtgcagaaatatatacttaatTTGTTTcgaattttttttttttaatattactTGAATTATGAAAGGGTAATATTCGCAGTgctatatataaattatatattataatcatcattaatatatatataaaaaaaaatatatatatatataatataaaacataataacatattatatttaattttttcctttttattttattttatatatattagataaaaaattaaaaaaaaaaataaaataatatatattatatatatatatataatatatataataataaagtatattatatatatccactacatatatatataaatatatgtatttattaatgccctcttattttataaaaaaaaaaaaaataataataaatacaaaatattattatatatatcatgtataatttatttaatgcTTTGGAACATCCtaaaaattattacatatatattatattataatttattttataaaatgaatttagatcattatataaaattaattaaatatataactatattttatatgaaaaatttatatttttaaacTCTTCGAATTCTTTTATTTGTTATgatcataataaatatattttttatatgtatacaaGGTTTTATTGGgtttaaaatatatactactatatttcataaatataataaatattttttattatatttataacacaaatgaaattaaaagCAACATCAATATCCCTAATTTTTATAGCTAACTCAtaaatgatttttttttttttttaaaagaaaaaataatatattatattctttaataattatcaaaatattaaagggggtaaattatataatataaatatatatatatatatatatatatatatatataatatatatttgtcTTAATGTATGATAAATTACCCTggaaaaaattaaaaaagaaaaattaaatatgtacagatatttttatatatgaattataaatagtaaaaaatattccCACGTCATTTCCTATTCTATAgcaatatattataatttatgtaGCCAAATTAATGatttattatgttattattttatttatttatttttttttttttttggagaacaagtataaaatttaaagtaaagaaaaaaaaattttatattctaGAAATGATTATTTCTCAATTctcaaaataaaaaataacgtctatataattttcaaaaagaaaaaaaaaaaaaaaattaatataagtatgttttctttatataagGTTTAAGTGATTTAATcatttatcatataattttatttttgtataatattactatttttattttaaccatttaattaaaattttagACAGAAAActgtatataataataaaaaaatattaatatatagTAGTTCTATGAAGATATActgaatatatatatatattagaagaaatattaaaagaaaaaatacatgtccattttatataaagattatcatataatgtttatttcatattttttattcgttgaattttattgtttatattattaatatttaataaaatataaatttctcatatataaaaaaaaatagattCAATTCCAATATCcaaattataaatatagcTAATATGGATGGTATTttaaaaggaaaataaatataataaacattattctgttttattttttacataataataatttagcgattttttaattttttatatctgcttttttttttttttgtcatATTTTTGTAGAAAATcaagaatatattaaaaataaaaatgttatagAAATATTTGAGGTGTCctaaaaagaaatatatataaatatatatatattcaatataCATGTTAACAATTATAATTTCTTGTATCTAGGTTTTGTTAGGTTTCATCTACTTTAACAGACcaagaaatattattgaaTTCATAATTGATgaattgaaaatattagaaaaaaaagtaaaaatatatatatatatataaatttatttataatttattataaatatatattaaaaaggaTTAGATAGATATTAATTTACCTTATACACATTTACGCTTTTTAGAGcaatattaaaaaagtaTTCAATGAAGATGATATACAATCCGTGTAtgattttattaatttagaaaataaaCAATCTATTAATAGAGAAGAATGCATTTTAGgttatatttcatatatatattattcatattttatataaattttatcataaaaaaataaaaacaaattatatatatatatatttatttatattatttataagGATTGAGTCAATTtgtattaaataataaacaaagAGAATATTTAGAAAAGATAAATATTGGAATTGacattaatataaaagaattcACTTCTCATGCGTTAGAcaaaaatacataaatatataatattatattgtaattataaattatatttatatattcattgcagatatattttatatgtgtaaaCACCTTAtgtcatttttttttctcaggcaaaatattataaacaattgaatataatgacaaaaatataattatttatttagaacataatatataactcttaatttttaaagactcacaaaaatatgttcaaacagaaaataaattaacaGATACAACTAAATTGTATCATTGTATAGTTCttctgttttttttttttttttattattttcttttttttaattaaaacGGATTTATATTAAGATGTAACGTTTATtaatttgtatttttaacaataaaaaaaaaaaaaaaaaaaaacttaaataataaaaaaaaaatatataagtcgaatatatatatatatatatatatatatatgaaactaattttataatgtaataatgttaatatttattcGTATATGAAGCTGCTTAATTGTAGTACACAtttaataaacaaatattaatattaaaattagGTAGAatcaataaaataaaatatatagatttatacatataatatattaatttaataataaatgtaaatgttaaaaatataatatatatatatatatatatatatatatatatatatatcatttacatataaaatttaaatacatagaaaaaaaaaaaaaaaattaaattcaataaattataacataaaaaaaaataaaaataagattattataattttaatttgCCATAATATGAATAACTACAAactattttatatatatgtatgtgtatatatttatttatgtagTTATTATTAGGATATTCTATTGtcttttaaattatattccTTTTGCTTAATTTCTctattttttctaatttgATCACACTTTCCTTGCATTGCTAATTTAATTTCATCACTTGTTAAGGTTTCATATTCTACTAGAGCTGATGCAATTCTATGTAATTCGTCAATGTGTTGatttaaaacattttttgCTCTATTATACGAAtctaataatattctttGTATAGATTTATCAATTTtaattttcatttcttcactaatattttgtttgtCATGCAAAAACATAGATATGTTGTCTTCATTTATACCAACTCCATAATTCATAACTAGCGATTGAGCAATATGTGTTGCCTTTTGTAAATCACTTGAACATCCGGTCGTcacattattttttccaaATATTATTTCCTCAGAAACTAGACCTCccattaatatatcaattTCACTTTGTACatctttaattttttgaCTATATTTATCACTAATAGGTATTTTCCATGTAACACCTAAAGACATTCCCCTTGGCATAATAGTAGCTTTGTGGACAGGATCAGATCCTTTTGTGTAAAAATTGACAAGTGTATGTCCTCCTTCATGATATGCAGTAATGTTTTTCtcttcttcatttaatGGTGATTTTCTTTGTAAACCTACTACAACTCGATCAAAGGCTTGTTCAATGGAATTCATATCTACTGATTTTTTTCCTTCTACTGAACATTTAATAGCCGcaatatttaatatattatttaaatcGGCACCTGTCATTCCTACAGTTCTCCTTGATAAAACATGTAAATCAACATCTTTTGATAATACAATTTTATTActatacatttttaaaatttcaTATCTTCCTTTAATATCAGGTAAAGGTACTACAATAGTTTTATCCAATCTTCCTGGTCTAACTAAAGCTTTATCTAAACTTTGTGGAAAGTTAGTTGCACATATTACAACAATACCTTCATTTTGTTCGAAACCATCTAATTCAACTAATAATTGGTTAAGAGTCATACGTACAGCACTATTATCTCTACTACTTCTTTTTGATCCTACGGCATCGATTTCATCAATAAAAACAATACATGGTGCATGTTTCTTTGCAGCTTGAAAAAGTTCTCTTATTCTTCTTGCTCCTACACCAACAAACATTTCTTCAAATTCTGAACCTGAGGCTTGTAAAAATGGAACATTAGCTTCTCCTGCAATAGCTCTAGCAATTAAAGTTTTTCCAGTACCTGGTTCTCctgataataaaataccTTTTGGTAATTTTGCACCAATTTTGGTAAATTTATCtgaattttttaaataatcaATGATTTCTTCTAGTTCTTGTTTTACTTCATCACATCCTTTCACATCTGCAAATGTTACTTTTACATTTTCTACTggaataatttttttatttgacACTCCTATACCTTTCTGAACATTTTGTGATACTCCTTCCATATATACACTTCCCGCTGCTACTAATATTAAAAATCCAATGGTAGACTTAAGTAAATTCCATAAACCTTTTCTATTACTATCTATGACAGAAACTTTTAATGGTTTCTTTGGATCAATATGTAAACTATACATTTCAGGATGTtgatttctttttttatcaGTATATTCTGCTTTCTGTGTTGAATGATTTGAGgacatattattataactattttcattatttccttcatatgtattatttgAGCGTTCATTTGAATGCATTTCATTTATAGTAGTATCATCCATAGATCTATTATaagtattattatcactatcatatttaatattatcgAGATTGgtatattttaatttatttgtatatactaatgcttttatatattcttttgTTATACTttcatcttttatataattagAATTTTCATAATGTTTTATAACTTCATTTGGATTATGCACATTTGCTTCTTTATAAAAttgtaatattaaaaagttATCATTAGGTTTATTCCTTACTTCTCTTTTTAACCTATCTAatctttcattttttaataaacTAAATCCCCTTGTTTTATTTAAGATACAAGCGATTTTTGgtaaattattaatatttagTAATTTATTACTCCTTTTTAAATCTAGTATTACAATATTCCGTAGAAgtaacatttttatatgtatatatattttttattttctctCCTGTTCTtttgtgttttttttttttttttgtccCTGGTTGcttttatctatatatttattagaatatttttattttatttttaatgttgagtatatatttattcttttgaataaacaaaatgaCGTCCTTTTATAATGgtataaaataatacatatatattataatgttatagtatatacatatatatatatatatatatatatatattaatttaaaattgttattatatatatatttgtggAATTCAATGTTTCCATtccttatatatatttttaataatataacataatataatatatatatattaaataacATGTAATTTATGGTAATTTTTTAATCGTTGATTTATACCTTAttcatttcattttaaaaaaggaactttatatatatatatatatgtatttattaatatataattcctttaatatatataaataaaattttttaactttataaaatatataaaaggaattctattatatattacatattaaaaatttttataataaacaggttataatatataaaaacatcatggcatatattttcaaaaaaataaaaacaataaataaaatatatatatattaatggCAACAAATGAAGCAATTGAAGATTTTTAAAgatataagaaatattacattatataaatatatataataaatatatataaatatatataataaatatatataaatatatatatatatgttttgTTACAATTCATAAAGCacattaaaataaaagatatatgtatatatatatatatatatatatatatataaatatagtcaaaatatcatatataataaatgtcgcccacaataataatattattatatattatatattatatgttatatattttttttattttatgtgtattaaaatgaagatgtataattaataaatctttctataatataaaaaaaaagaaaatataaaatatataatataatatttattttttttatgctttcataatataattcattcaaaataataattgaaaataaaatgattaaacatt from Plasmodium gaboni strain SY75 chromosome 14, whole genome shotgun sequence includes:
- a CDS encoding hypothetical protein (conserved Plasmodium protein, unknown function) yields the protein MDENQEYIKNKNVIEIFEVLLGFIYFNRPRNIIEFIIDELKILEKKSNIKKVFNEDDIQSVYDFINLENKQSINREECILGLSQFVLNNKQREYLEKINIGIDINIKEFTSHAQNIINN
- a CDS encoding putative ATP-dependent zinc metalloprotease FTSH, whose amino-acid sequence is MLLLRNIVILDLKRSNKLLNINNLPKIACILNKTRGFSLLKNERLDRLKREVRNKPNDNFLILQFYKEANVHNPNEVIKHYENSNYIKDESITKEYIKALVYTNKLKYTNLDNIKYDSDNNTYNRSMDDTTINEMHSNERSNNTYEGNNENSYNNMSSNHSTQKAEYTDKKRNQHPEMYSLHIDPKKPLKVSVIDSNRKGLWNLLKSTIGFLILVAAGSVYMEGVSQNVQKGIGVSNKKIIPVENVKVTFADVKGCDEVKQELEEIIDYLKNSDKFTKIGAKLPKGILLSGEPGTGKTLIARAIAGEANVPFLQASGSEFEEMFVGVGARRIRELFQAAKKHAPCIVFIDEIDAVGSKRSSRDNSAVRMTLNQLLVELDGFEQNEGIVVICATNFPQSLDKALVRPGRLDKTIVVPLPDIKGRYEILKMYSNKIVLSKDVDLHVLSRRTVGMTGADLNNILNIAAIKCSVEGKKSVDMNSIEQAFDRVVVGLQRKSPLNEEEKNITAYHEGGHTLVNFYTKGSDPVHKATIMPRGMSLGVTWKIPISDKYSQKIKDVQSEIDILMGGLVSEEIIFGKNNVTTGCSSDLQKATHIAQSLVMNYGVGINEDNISMFLHDKQNISEEMKIKIDKSIQRILLDSYNRAKNVLNQHIDELHRIASALVEYETLTSDEIKLAMQGKCDQIRKNREIKQKEYNLKDNRIS